Proteins found in one Methylobacterium sp. CB376 genomic segment:
- the ntrB gene encoding nitrate ABC transporter permease yields the protein MRASLSARAGLVSALLLLAFLLVWHLGVAGTGRTEAMDPEYAALMGQSATTGRSAMPGPLDVGATIWRHLRDPFYDRGPNDKGLGIQLAHSVARVGLGYLLAVLVALPLGFLIGMSPLMSRALDPFIQVLKPVSPLAWMPLALYTIKDSGLSAIFVIFICSLWPMLINTAFGVAGTRREWLNVARTLEVGPLRRAFTVILPAAAPTILTGMRISIGIAWLVIVAAEMLVGGTGIGYFVWNEWNNLSITNVITSILVIGLVGMVLDQLLARAQRLVTFPE from the coding sequence GTGCGCGCCTCCCTGTCCGCGCGCGCGGGGCTCGTCTCCGCGCTCCTCCTCCTCGCCTTCCTGCTGGTCTGGCACCTCGGCGTCGCGGGCACCGGCCGGACGGAGGCGATGGACCCCGAATACGCCGCCCTGATGGGCCAGAGCGCCACGACGGGCAGGTCCGCCATGCCCGGCCCCCTCGACGTCGGCGCCACGATCTGGCGCCACCTGCGGGATCCGTTCTACGACCGCGGCCCGAACGACAAGGGGCTCGGCATCCAGCTCGCCCACTCGGTCGCGCGGGTCGGGCTCGGCTATCTCCTCGCCGTGCTGGTGGCGCTCCCGCTCGGCTTCCTGATCGGCATGTCGCCGCTGATGAGCCGGGCGCTCGACCCGTTCATCCAGGTGCTGAAGCCGGTCTCGCCGCTCGCCTGGATGCCGCTCGCCCTCTACACGATCAAGGATTCCGGCCTCTCGGCGATCTTCGTGATCTTCATCTGCTCGCTCTGGCCGATGCTGATCAACACCGCCTTCGGGGTCGCCGGGACCCGGCGGGAGTGGCTCAACGTCGCCCGCACCCTGGAGGTCGGGCCCCTGCGGCGGGCCTTCACGGTGATCCTGCCGGCCGCCGCCCCCACCATCCTCACCGGCATGCGCATCTCGATCGGCATCGCGTGGCTCGTGATCGTCGCCGCCGAGATGCTGGTTGGCGGCACCGGCATCGGCTACTTCGTCTGGAACGAGTGGAATAACCTCTCGATCACCAACGTGATCACCTCGATCCTGGTGATCGGCCTCGTCGGCATGGTCCTCGACCAGCTGCTGGCCCGCGCGCAGCGCCTCGTGACCTTCCCGGAGTGA
- a CDS encoding CmpA/NrtA family ABC transporter substrate-binding protein translates to MALFDDPFDARRRLRRGGCACGAHESQAAHDAAAAAEAPAEARAERLVEGAVMRALFPRDATRRAFLAAVGAGAAAAALREVLPIGFVTEAFAQAGAPERKDLKVGFIPITCATPIIMAAPMGFYAKQGLAVEVVKTAGWAVIRDKTLSKEYDAAHMLAPMPIAISLGIGSTPQPYTMPAVENVNGQAITLSVKHKDRRDPKSWKGFRLAVPFDYSMHNYLLRYYLAEHGIDPDTDVQIRAVPPPELVANLRAENIDGFLAPDPVNQRAVYDGVGFIHLLSKEIWDRHPCCAFAASQAFATETPNTYAALLRAIIEATAYASKPENRKEIAAQIAPANYLNQPVTVVEQVLTGTFADGLGSVRRVPDRIDFDAFPWHSFAVWILTQMKRWGQVKGDLDYRAVAEKVYRATDAAKLMAQAGLNPPAATSKTFVVMGRTFDPDRPKEYLDSFAIRRAS, encoded by the coding sequence ATGGCCCTGTTCGACGATCCCTTCGACGCGCGGCGGCGCCTGCGGCGGGGCGGTTGCGCCTGCGGCGCGCACGAGAGCCAGGCCGCGCACGACGCGGCCGCGGCCGCGGAGGCTCCGGCGGAGGCGCGGGCCGAGCGGCTGGTGGAGGGCGCGGTGATGCGGGCGCTCTTCCCCCGCGACGCCACCCGCCGGGCCTTCCTGGCGGCGGTGGGGGCGGGGGCGGCGGCGGCCGCCCTGCGCGAGGTGCTGCCGATCGGCTTCGTCACGGAGGCCTTCGCGCAGGCCGGCGCGCCGGAGCGGAAGGACCTCAAGGTCGGCTTCATCCCGATCACCTGCGCGACGCCGATCATCATGGCGGCGCCGATGGGCTTCTACGCCAAGCAGGGCCTCGCCGTGGAGGTGGTGAAGACCGCCGGCTGGGCCGTCATCCGCGACAAGACCCTGAGCAAGGAGTACGACGCCGCCCACATGCTCGCGCCGATGCCGATCGCGATCTCGCTCGGCATCGGCTCGACCCCGCAGCCCTACACGATGCCGGCGGTCGAGAACGTCAACGGGCAGGCGATCACCCTCTCGGTGAAGCACAAGGACCGGCGCGATCCCAAGTCCTGGAAGGGCTTCAGGCTCGCGGTGCCGTTCGACTACTCGATGCACAATTACCTGCTGCGCTACTACCTGGCGGAGCACGGCATCGACCCGGACACCGACGTGCAGATCCGGGCCGTGCCGCCGCCCGAGCTGGTCGCCAACCTGCGGGCAGAGAACATCGACGGGTTCCTGGCGCCGGACCCGGTCAACCAGCGCGCGGTCTACGACGGGGTCGGCTTCATCCACCTCCTCTCGAAGGAGATCTGGGACCGGCATCCCTGCTGCGCCTTCGCGGCCTCGCAGGCCTTCGCCACCGAGACGCCCAACACCTACGCGGCCCTGCTGCGGGCGATCATCGAGGCGACCGCCTACGCCTCGAAGCCGGAGAACCGCAAGGAGATCGCGGCCCAGATCGCGCCGGCCAACTACCTCAACCAGCCCGTGACGGTGGTGGAGCAGGTGCTCACCGGCACCTTCGCGGACGGGCTCGGCAGCGTGCGCAGGGTGCCCGACCGGATCGATTTCGACGCGTTCCCGTGGCACTCCTTCGCGGTCTGGATCCTCACCCAGATGAAGCGCTGGGGGCAGGTCAAGGGCGACCTCGACTACCGGGCGGTGGCCGAGAAGGTCTACCGCGCCACGGACGCCGCCAAGCTGATGGCGCAGGCCGGGCTCAACCCCCCCGCCGCCACCTCGAAGACCTTCGTGGTCATGGGCCGGACCTTCGACCCCGACAGGCCCAAGGAGTACCTCGACTCCTTCGCCATCAGGCGCGCGAGCTGA
- a CDS encoding sigma 54-interacting transcriptional regulator: MLVLDPAEDAILDANPAAERLLGHARAALRGMRASALHPGQLPALVVFTEAALAKGRAWTHALTPRHADGTALHLDCAASLLDLDGRRTLLLCLADPEERHRRLVDAEADRHMRAGIAEWQRVERIFRDIERENQLILRAAGEGIYGVNAEGVTTFINPAAERMLGWSAADLVGKDMHATVHHTRPDGHPYPHRDCPIYAAFRDGAVHHVEDEVFWRRDGSCFPVEYTSTPIRDRGRLLGAVIVFRDISQRREAEERLRHALAEVESLRERLERENAYLKEEIRLESRHLGIIGRSPATERLRQQIDLVAATDATVLVTGESGTGKELIARAIHEASRRRERPLIRVNCAAVPRELFESEFFGHARGAFTGALRDRVGRFELADGGTLFLDEVGEIPLDLQGKLLRVLQERQFERVGEERTRAVDVRVIAATNRDLRAEVRRGRFREDLYFRLNVFPILAAPLRERPDDIPLIAQHVLRGVSRKLAIPDLRLTEGDVRRLTAYAWPGNVRELENVIERAAILAVRGRLRLDLPETDAPSPPAASRPAPREAPLTEAERRARDRADIERALALCGGRVFGPGGAAALLGVKPTTLASRIKALGLRRRSGSPAPCPDT; encoded by the coding sequence ATGCTGGTCCTCGACCCGGCCGAGGACGCGATCCTGGACGCGAACCCGGCGGCCGAGCGCCTGCTCGGCCACGCCCGGGCGGCGCTGCGGGGCATGCGGGCGAGCGCCCTGCATCCGGGTCAGCTGCCGGCCCTGGTGGTCTTCACCGAGGCGGCCCTGGCGAAGGGCCGCGCCTGGACCCACGCCCTCACCCCGCGCCACGCGGACGGGACGGCGCTGCACCTCGACTGCGCGGCCTCGCTGCTCGACCTCGACGGGCGCCGCACCCTCCTCCTCTGCCTGGCCGATCCGGAGGAGCGGCACCGCCGCCTCGTCGACGCCGAGGCCGACCGCCACATGCGCGCGGGCATCGCCGAGTGGCAGCGCGTGGAGCGGATCTTCCGCGACATCGAGCGGGAGAATCAGCTGATCCTGCGGGCGGCGGGCGAGGGCATCTACGGGGTCAACGCGGAGGGGGTGACCACCTTCATCAACCCGGCCGCCGAGCGGATGCTCGGCTGGTCCGCCGCCGACCTCGTCGGCAAGGACATGCACGCGACCGTCCACCACACGCGGCCGGACGGCCACCCCTATCCGCACCGGGACTGCCCGATCTACGCCGCCTTCCGGGACGGCGCCGTGCACCACGTCGAGGACGAGGTGTTCTGGCGCCGGGACGGGTCGTGCTTCCCGGTCGAGTACACCTCGACGCCGATCCGCGACCGCGGCCGGCTCCTCGGCGCGGTGATCGTGTTCCGGGACATCAGCCAGCGCCGCGAGGCGGAGGAGCGCCTGCGCCACGCGCTCGCCGAGGTCGAATCGCTGCGCGAGCGCCTGGAGCGCGAGAACGCCTACCTGAAGGAGGAGATCCGGCTGGAGAGCCGGCACCTCGGGATCATCGGGCGCAGCCCGGCCACCGAGCGCCTGCGCCAGCAGATCGACCTCGTCGCCGCCACCGACGCGACCGTGCTGGTCACGGGCGAATCCGGCACCGGCAAGGAGCTGATCGCCCGGGCGATCCACGAGGCGAGCCGGCGGCGCGAGCGGCCGCTGATCCGGGTGAACTGCGCCGCCGTGCCCCGCGAACTCTTCGAGAGCGAGTTCTTCGGCCACGCGCGCGGCGCCTTCACGGGAGCCCTGCGCGACCGGGTCGGCCGCTTCGAACTGGCCGATGGCGGCACGCTCTTCCTCGACGAGGTCGGCGAGATCCCCCTCGACCTGCAGGGCAAGCTGCTGCGGGTGCTGCAGGAGCGGCAATTCGAGCGGGTCGGCGAGGAGCGGACGCGGGCGGTCGACGTGCGGGTGATCGCGGCGACGAACCGCGACCTGCGGGCGGAGGTCCGGCGCGGGCGCTTCCGCGAGGACCTCTACTTCCGCCTCAACGTCTTCCCGATCCTGGCCGCCCCGCTGCGGGAGCGGCCCGACGACATCCCGCTCATCGCCCAGCACGTGCTGCGGGGGGTGTCGCGCAAGCTCGCGATCCCCGACCTGCGCCTGACGGAGGGGGACGTGCGCCGGCTCACCGCCTACGCCTGGCCGGGCAACGTGCGGGAGTTGGAGAACGTGATCGAGCGGGCGGCGATCCTGGCCGTGCGCGGGCGCCTGCGCCTCGACCTGCCGGAGACCGACGCGCCCTCCCCGCCCGCGGCCTCCCGGCCGGCGCCGCGGGAGGCGCCCCTCACCGAGGCGGAGCGCCGGGCCCGCGACCGGGCCGACATCGAGCGGGCGCTGGCGCTCTGCGGCGGACGGGTGTTCGGGCCGGGCGGCGCGGCGGCGCTCCTCGGCGTCAAGCCGACGACGCTCGCCTCGCGGATCAAGGCGCTCGGCCTGCGGCGCCGCTCCGGCTCGCCCGCGCCCTGCCCGGACACGTGA
- a CDS encoding acyl-CoA dehydrogenase family protein yields the protein MLRVMTMQAEPDGPAAIETMLAALRRAADRDLVPLVRRIDEEGLYPEAALRAFGAAGAYAAHLPAGGPRGAAHLGGAIQAVAEAGEHCLTAAYCMTCQAALAFVIACSHNAELRDGLGPRVAAGTVLGGVGLANPIKTYLGLERIALDGARAAGGYRVSGTLPFVSNLGPDHVFAAVFARPEGRTAMAVMRCGAEGLRLGEPGRFLALGGARTRAVEFRDVFVPDEDLLADPLEGFYKRVRAAVLLLQIGMAIGLVRGSLRLMCDVARVLAPANRALDVQPREVSDRLDALEDEVDRLAATPFETDPAYWRRVLEARLAASELALCAAQNALLHCGTAGLLVGAGAQRRLREACFLAVATPAIKHLKRMLAELQH from the coding sequence ATGCTGCGGGTGATGACGATGCAGGCGGAGCCGGACGGCCCCGCCGCGATCGAGACCATGCTGGCGGCGCTTCGCCGCGCCGCCGACCGCGACCTCGTTCCCCTCGTGCGCCGCATCGACGAGGAGGGCCTCTACCCGGAGGCGGCCCTGCGCGCCTTCGGGGCTGCCGGGGCCTACGCGGCGCATCTCCCGGCCGGCGGGCCGCGGGGTGCGGCGCATCTGGGCGGCGCCATCCAGGCCGTGGCGGAGGCCGGCGAGCACTGCCTCACCGCCGCCTACTGCATGACCTGCCAGGCCGCCCTCGCCTTCGTGATCGCCTGCAGCCACAATGCCGAGCTGCGCGACGGCCTCGGGCCGCGCGTCGCCGCGGGCACGGTGCTCGGCGGCGTCGGCCTCGCCAACCCGATCAAGACCTATCTGGGCCTGGAGCGCATCGCCCTCGACGGCGCCCGCGCGGCCGGGGGCTACCGGGTGAGCGGGACGCTGCCCTTCGTCTCGAATCTCGGTCCCGATCACGTCTTCGCCGCGGTCTTCGCCCGGCCGGAGGGGCGTACGGCCATGGCGGTGATGCGCTGCGGCGCCGAGGGGCTGCGCCTCGGCGAGCCGGGCCGCTTCCTCGCCCTCGGCGGCGCCCGGACCCGGGCGGTGGAGTTCCGCGACGTCTTCGTGCCCGACGAGGACCTGCTCGCCGATCCCCTCGAGGGCTTCTACAAGCGCGTCCGGGCGGCGGTGCTCCTGCTCCAGATCGGCATGGCGATCGGCCTCGTGCGCGGCTCCCTGCGCCTGATGTGCGACGTCGCCCGCGTGCTGGCGCCGGCGAACCGCGCCCTCGACGTCCAGCCCCGCGAGGTCTCCGACCGGCTCGACGCCCTGGAGGACGAGGTCGACCGCCTCGCCGCCACGCCCTTCGAGACCGATCCGGCCTACTGGCGCCGCGTGCTGGAGGCGCGGCTGGCGGCGAGCGAACTCGCCCTCTGCGCGGCGCAGAACGCGCTCCTGCATTGCGGGACGGCGGGCCTGCTCGTCGGGGCCGGGGCGCAGCGCCGCCTGCGCGAGGCGTGCTTCCTGGCGGTGGCGACGCCGGCGATCAAGCACCTCAAGCGGATGCTGGCCGAGTTGCAGCACTAG
- a CDS encoding SDR family NAD(P)-dependent oxidoreductase, translating into MTDHPALAPGRVAVVTGAASGIGLAAARHCAGRGMAVVLADLPGEALDAAAASVAQAGAAAVRAVPTDVARREAVAALHAAATDLGPISFVMANAGIEAGGRFFSDEATWRRILDTNLWGVINALQVFVPGLIEAGAPAALVVTGSKQGITTPPGNTPYNVSKAGVRVVAEALAHELRQHAVPVTAHLLIPGFVYTGLTRARGVSEKPAAAWTPEQTVALMVRGVAAGDFYILCPDNETTREQDERRMRWGLDDILLNRPALSRWHPDYKDAFSVYMGA; encoded by the coding sequence ATGACAGATCATCCCGCCCTGGCGCCGGGCCGGGTCGCCGTCGTCACCGGGGCGGCGAGCGGCATCGGCCTCGCCGCCGCCCGCCATTGCGCCGGCCGCGGCATGGCCGTGGTTCTCGCCGACCTCCCGGGCGAGGCGCTCGACGCCGCCGCGGCCTCGGTCGCGCAGGCGGGCGCCGCCGCGGTGCGCGCCGTGCCCACCGACGTGGCGCGGCGGGAGGCGGTCGCCGCCCTGCACGCGGCCGCGACGGATCTCGGCCCGATCTCCTTCGTGATGGCGAATGCCGGGATCGAGGCCGGCGGGCGCTTCTTCTCGGACGAGGCGACCTGGCGGCGCATCCTCGACACGAATCTCTGGGGCGTCATCAACGCCCTGCAGGTCTTCGTGCCGGGGCTGATCGAGGCAGGGGCGCCGGCCGCCCTGGTGGTGACCGGCTCCAAGCAGGGCATCACGACCCCGCCGGGCAACACTCCCTACAACGTCAGCAAGGCGGGGGTGCGGGTCGTCGCGGAGGCGCTCGCCCACGAATTGCGCCAGCACGCCGTGCCGGTCACCGCCCACCTGCTGATCCCGGGCTTCGTCTATACGGGCCTCACCCGCGCCCGCGGGGTGTCCGAGAAGCCGGCCGCCGCCTGGACGCCCGAGCAGACGGTGGCCCTGATGGTGCGGGGCGTCGCGGCCGGCGACTTCTACATCCTGTGCCCCGACAACGAGACCACCCGGGAGCAGGACGAGAGGCGGATGCGCTGGGGCCTCGACGACATTCTCCTGAACAGACCGGCCCTGTCCCGCTGGCACCCCGATTACAAGGACGCATTTTCGGTCTACATGGGCGCGTGA
- the zwf gene encoding glucose-6-phosphate dehydrogenase: MPKIIPVASFDGVVFGATGDLTMRKLLPALYYRFRDRQIPETSRIVAAARSHHPDSEYREMALAALRRHVPAADLDAETVQGFLSHITYVAVDGLGEEGWDDLARLLDERPDQVRSYYLATSPSLYGPICRNLAAHGLIGPKARVVLEKPIGHDLASARAINDQVGEVFPESQIFRIDHYLGKETVQNLLALRFANTIFERLWNADVIDHVQITVAETVGVEGRGGYYDTSGALRDMLQNHLLQLLCLTAMESPLSLDPDSVRDEKLKVLRALKPIPSHEIPHLTVRGQYAAGAVDGRPVPSYLADLGQGARSHTETFVALKLELLMPRWAGVPFYLRTGKRMPQKMSEIVVQFRSSPFSIFPPESFAREPNRLVIRLQPEEGIKLEVMTKEPGPGGMRLRPTGLDISFEETFNQRYPDAYERLLMDVVRGNATLFMRRDEVEAAWAWADGVLQAWADRPEPPRPYPAGTWGPTAAIALIERDGRTWHENLVP; encoded by the coding sequence ATGCCCAAGATCATTCCCGTCGCCTCCTTCGACGGCGTCGTGTTCGGCGCCACCGGCGACCTGACGATGCGCAAGCTGCTGCCGGCGCTCTACTACCGGTTCCGCGACCGGCAGATCCCGGAGACCAGCCGCATCGTCGCGGCGGCGCGCAGCCACCACCCCGATTCGGAGTACCGCGAGATGGCGCTCGCGGCGCTCAGGCGGCACGTGCCGGCGGCGGATCTCGACGCCGAGACCGTGCAGGGCTTCCTGAGCCACATCACCTACGTGGCCGTGGACGGGCTCGGCGAGGAGGGCTGGGACGACCTCGCGCGGCTCCTCGACGAGCGCCCGGACCAGGTGCGCTCGTACTACCTCGCCACCTCGCCGAGCCTCTACGGCCCGATCTGCCGCAACCTCGCGGCCCACGGGCTGATCGGGCCGAAGGCGCGGGTCGTCCTGGAGAAGCCGATCGGCCACGATCTCGCCTCCGCGCGGGCCATCAACGACCAAGTCGGCGAGGTCTTTCCCGAGAGCCAGATCTTCCGCATCGACCATTATCTCGGCAAGGAGACGGTGCAGAATCTGCTGGCCCTGCGCTTCGCCAACACGATCTTCGAGCGGCTGTGGAACGCCGACGTGATCGACCACGTGCAGATCACGGTCGCCGAGACGGTCGGGGTCGAGGGGCGCGGCGGCTACTACGACACGTCCGGCGCCCTGCGGGACATGCTGCAGAACCACCTGCTGCAGCTCCTCTGCCTCACCGCCATGGAGAGCCCGCTCTCCCTCGACCCGGATTCGGTGCGCGACGAGAAGCTGAAGGTGCTGCGGGCGCTCAAGCCGATCCCGTCGCACGAGATCCCGCACCTGACGGTGCGCGGCCAATACGCGGCGGGCGCGGTCGACGGCAGGCCGGTGCCGAGCTACCTCGCCGATCTCGGCCAGGGCGCCCGCAGCCACACCGAGACCTTCGTGGCCCTGAAGCTCGAACTCCTGATGCCGCGCTGGGCGGGCGTGCCGTTCTACCTGCGCACCGGCAAGCGCATGCCGCAGAAGATGTCCGAGATCGTGGTGCAGTTCCGCTCCTCGCCCTTCAGCATCTTCCCGCCGGAATCCTTCGCCCGGGAGCCGAACCGGCTGGTGATCCGGCTGCAGCCCGAGGAGGGCATCAAGCTCGAGGTGATGACGAAGGAGCCCGGCCCGGGCGGCATGCGGCTGCGGCCGACGGGGCTCGACATCAGCTTCGAGGAGACCTTCAACCAGCGCTACCCGGACGCCTACGAGCGCCTGCTGATGGACGTGGTGCGGGGCAACGCGACCCTGTTCATGCGCCGCGACGAGGTCGAGGCGGCCTGGGCCTGGGCCGACGGGGTGCTGCAGGCCTGGGCGGACCGGCCCGAGCCGCCCCGCCCCTACCCGGCCGGCACCTGGGGGCCGACCGCGGCCATCGCGCTGATCGAGCGCGACGGCAGGACCTGGCACGAGAACCTCGTCCCCTGA
- a CDS encoding FkbM family methyltransferase gives MQLARRLTLRLHRLRAAQPVVEAIQRRSARFGVQEVADFDGNLRIALDLCEQAASDIFWCGYHRPGVVRCLDGLLGPGQVLFDVGARIGEVTLVAAKRVGPSGAVFAFEAQAAQQRKLAANVAANRLNQVRYVPCDAGAAPGTRPVEARAGRFFGEARAGAGPRGAATLRAEVTTIDAVAGQYRLERLDGIRLGGEGRPLAALRGAASSLARFAPWLVVEGVPAQADLAALLPGYRFHRIRSDGEVATLDAPGAGEALLGLPVARA, from the coding sequence ATGCAGCTCGCGCGCCGGTTGACATTGCGGCTGCATCGGCTGCGCGCGGCCCAGCCGGTCGTGGAGGCGATCCAGCGCCGCTCCGCCCGCTTCGGCGTGCAGGAAGTCGCGGATTTCGACGGGAACCTGCGCATCGCCCTCGACCTCTGCGAGCAGGCGGCGAGCGACATCTTCTGGTGCGGCTATCACCGGCCCGGCGTGGTGCGCTGCCTCGACGGCCTGCTCGGGCCGGGCCAGGTCCTGTTCGACGTCGGCGCCCGGATCGGCGAGGTCACCCTGGTGGCGGCCAAGCGGGTCGGCCCGTCCGGCGCCGTCTTCGCCTTCGAGGCCCAGGCCGCGCAGCAGCGCAAGCTCGCCGCCAACGTGGCGGCCAACCGCCTGAACCAGGTCCGCTACGTGCCCTGCGACGCCGGCGCCGCCCCGGGAACCCGCCCGGTCGAGGCCCGCGCCGGCCGCTTCTTCGGGGAGGCGCGCGCCGGGGCCGGGCCGCGGGGCGCCGCGACCCTGCGGGCGGAGGTCACCACCATCGACGCGGTCGCCGGCCAGTACCGGCTGGAGCGCCTCGACGGGATCCGCCTCGGCGGCGAGGGACGGCCGCTGGCCGCCCTGCGCGGGGCCGCAAGCAGCCTCGCGCGCTTCGCGCCCTGGCTGGTCGTCGAGGGCGTCCCGGCGCAAGCCGACCTCGCCGCGCTGCTGCCCGGCTACCGCTTCCACCGCATCCGCTCGGACGGGGAGGTGGCGACCCTCGACGCGCCGGGCGCCGGGGAGGCCCTGCTCGGCCTGCCGGTCGCGCGCGCCTGA
- a CDS encoding invasion associated locus B family protein, translated as MSEVYGDWTVSCSREGEARTCQVSQAQGDSQTGRRRFSIELRQPQNGRSEGVVLVPLGLQVEPGITFKLDDATLGKGAPFTTCVTAGCIAPISFPTVATDAMRTAVALRVTGMKQNGEAETFTVPLSGFAAAFARMAALSG; from the coding sequence GTGAGCGAGGTCTACGGGGACTGGACGGTCAGCTGCAGCCGCGAGGGCGAGGCGCGGACCTGCCAGGTCTCGCAGGCCCAGGGCGATTCCCAGACCGGGCGGCGGCGCTTCAGCATCGAGCTGCGCCAGCCGCAGAACGGCCGCAGCGAGGGCGTCGTGCTGGTTCCGCTCGGGCTGCAGGTCGAGCCGGGCATCACCTTCAAGCTCGACGACGCGACGCTGGGCAAGGGAGCCCCCTTCACCACCTGCGTGACGGCCGGCTGCATCGCCCCGATCAGCTTCCCGACCGTCGCCACCGACGCCATGCGGACCGCCGTCGCCCTGCGCGTGACCGGCATGAAGCAGAACGGCGAGGCCGAGACCTTCACGGTGCCGCTCTCGGGCTTCGCGGCGGCCTTCGCCCGCATGGCCGCCCTCTCGGGCTGA
- a CDS encoding nitrate/nitrite transporter, whose translation MADLKTVMKSGHPLTLFAAFLYFDFCFAIWVLNGAMGPFITEAFRLTPAQTGFMISLPILAGAVMRFPLGVLAQYIGRKNAALTEMSLIILAMAYGFFAVSSYGDVLAMGVLLGIAGASFGVALSLGSGWFPPEHKGLAMGIAGAGNSGTVLAVLFAPPLAQAYGWQAVYGFAGLVMAVPLLVMVILAKEPPDREHQSFREHVACLFEKDGWAFNLIYVITFGGFIGLSNFLPTFFYEQFAVTKVEAGRLTMLAALMGSGIRVAGGYFADRIGGILVLTVVLLAAVGSFLLLTASPPLLATTILFMVCFAALGAGNGALFQLVPLRWPTNTAVAGSMIGEIGALGGAILPNAMGLSKQVTGGFAAGFVLYAAFAAAVLGCLALWSRRWVGRWVGPRGKVLSAEPAREGGVLAAGAQRA comes from the coding sequence ATGGCCGATCTCAAGACCGTGATGAAGTCGGGGCACCCCCTGACGCTCTTCGCCGCGTTCCTCTACTTCGATTTCTGCTTCGCGATCTGGGTGCTGAACGGCGCGATGGGCCCGTTCATCACCGAGGCCTTCAGGCTCACCCCGGCCCAGACCGGCTTCATGATCTCCCTGCCGATCCTCGCGGGGGCCGTCATGCGCTTCCCGCTCGGGGTCCTCGCCCAGTATATCGGCCGCAAGAACGCCGCGCTGACCGAGATGTCGCTGATCATCCTGGCGATGGCGTACGGCTTCTTCGCGGTGTCGAGCTACGGCGACGTGCTCGCCATGGGCGTGCTGCTCGGCATCGCGGGCGCCTCCTTCGGGGTGGCGCTGTCGCTCGGCTCGGGCTGGTTCCCGCCGGAGCACAAGGGCCTCGCCATGGGCATCGCGGGCGCGGGCAATTCGGGCACGGTGCTCGCGGTGCTGTTCGCCCCGCCGCTCGCCCAGGCCTATGGCTGGCAGGCGGTCTACGGCTTCGCCGGCCTGGTCATGGCCGTGCCGCTCCTCGTCATGGTGATCCTCGCCAAGGAGCCCCCGGACCGCGAGCATCAGAGCTTTCGCGAGCACGTCGCCTGCCTGTTCGAGAAGGACGGCTGGGCCTTCAACCTGATCTACGTGATTACGTTCGGCGGCTTCATCGGGCTGTCGAATTTCCTGCCGACCTTCTTCTACGAGCAGTTCGCCGTGACCAAGGTCGAGGCGGGCCGGCTGACCATGCTGGCGGCGCTGATGGGCTCGGGCATCCGGGTGGCGGGCGGCTACTTCGCCGACCGGATCGGCGGCATCCTGGTGCTGACCGTGGTGCTGCTCGCGGCGGTCGGCTCGTTCCTGCTCCTCACCGCCTCGCCGCCGCTCCTGGCGACCACGATCCTGTTCATGGTCTGCTTCGCGGCGCTCGGGGCCGGGAACGGAGCGCTGTTCCAGCTCGTGCCGCTGCGCTGGCCGACCAACACCGCGGTGGCGGGCTCGATGATCGGCGAGATCGGAGCCCTCGGCGGGGCGATCCTGCCGAACGCCATGGGCCTGTCGAAGCAGGTCACGGGCGGCTTCGCGGCCGGCTTCGTCCTCTACGCAGCCTTCGCGGCCGCGGTGCTCGGCTGCCTGGCGCTGTGGTCGCGCCGGTGGGTCGGACGCTGGGTCGGCCCGCGCGGCAAGGTGCTGAGCGCCGAGCCCGCGCGGGAGGGCGGCGTCCTGGCGGCGGGCGCCCAGCGCGCCTGA
- a CDS encoding glutathione S-transferase family protein, producing MNADRVTLYHSPNTRSSSALLLLEELGAPYDLQVLNMKAGENRQPAYLAVNPMGKVPAIRHRGALVTEQVAVFLYLADAFPEAGLAPAIGDPLRGPYLRWMVYYGSSFEPAVVDKARGLASDESVRAMLPYGSYEAALAVVNDQLRQGPYLLGERFTAADILWGAALTWTTMFGFVPETPEIAAYVARHQARPAVARVRERDAALAAAQAA from the coding sequence ATGAATGCGGACCGCGTCACGCTCTACCACTCGCCGAACACGCGCTCGTCGAGCGCCCTGCTGCTGCTGGAGGAGCTGGGCGCCCCCTACGACCTCCAGGTGCTCAACATGAAGGCGGGGGAGAACCGGCAGCCGGCCTACCTGGCGGTCAATCCGATGGGGAAGGTCCCGGCCATCCGTCATCGCGGCGCGCTGGTCACCGAGCAGGTCGCGGTGTTCCTGTACCTCGCCGACGCCTTCCCGGAGGCGGGCCTCGCCCCGGCGATCGGCGATCCCCTGCGCGGACCCTACCTGCGCTGGATGGTCTATTACGGCAGCAGCTTCGAACCGGCGGTGGTCGACAAGGCGCGCGGGCTCGCCTCGGACGAGTCCGTCCGCGCGATGCTGCCCTACGGCAGCTACGAGGCCGCGCTCGCGGTGGTGAACGACCAGCTCCGCCAGGGGCCCTACCTCCTGGGCGAGCGCTTCACGGCCGCCGACATCCTCTGGGGGGCGGCGCTCACCTGGACGACGATGTTCGGATTCGTGCCCGAGACGCCGGAGATCGCCGCCTACGTGGCGCGCCACCAGGCGCGCCCGGCCGTGGCGCGGGTGCGCGAGAGGGACGCGGCCCTCGCCGCCGCGCAGGCCGCCTGA